The sequence TTAGCCAAAACAATTATGATGTAGGATAGAAGGTTTACGTGATGAGGAGAATGACTATGAAACGAGCACGCATTATCTATAATCCAACTTCTGGCCGCGAAGCGTTCAAAAAAGAACTACCAGAGGTTTTGCGCAGATTTGAAGAAGCAGGATATGAGACATCAGCCCATTCGACAACATGTGAAGGTGATGCGATAAGTGCTGCAAGAAAAGCAGTAGAACGCCAATTTGACTTGATTGTTGCTGCGGGTGGAGACGGTACCATCAATGAAGTAATTCAAGGAATGGCAGAACAGGAGAATAGACCAAAATTAGCAATTATTCCAGTTGGGACAACCAATGATTTTGCCCGTGCATTAAGTATTCCCCGTGAAATCCTAAAGGCTGTAGATGTAATTCTGGAAAATCGAACCCGCAAATTGGATATCGGAAAAGTGAATGATCATTATTTTATGAATATCGCTGGTGCTGGTAAGTTAACAGAATTAACATACGATGTCCCAAGTAAATTAAAAACAATGCTTGGACAGCTTGCCTATTACTTGAAAGGGATTGAACTCTTATTGCCTGCTTTAAAACCAACCAAAGTACAAATAGAATACGATGGTAAATGGTTTGATGATGAAATTATGCTCTTTCTTGTGTCCAATAGTAATTCAGTCGGTGGTTTTGAAAAATTAGCACCAGATGCGAAGATGGATGACGGTTATTTTGATTTAGTGATCCTTCGAAAAACCAACCTGGCTGAGTTTGTCCGCATTGCAAGTCTGGCGACTAGGGGTGCGCATTTAGACGACAAGCATGTCTTTTATACGAAAGCGAATCGGATCAAGGTACACACAGAAGAAAAAATGCAGTTGAATATTGACGGCGAATATGGTGGACTGTTACCTGGTGAATTCGAAAACCTGTATCAGCATATTGAATTTCTTGTTTCAAAGGACTTTATCGAAAAACAAGATAAAATCGAATCGTAGAATAAAGGTACATTCTGTCACAGAGTGTACCTTTTTCCATCATAAATATACGATATTTCCCAGGAAATGATGAAATTAGACAATGGATTTCCTAAATGTCGTCTGCTGTGATAAAATTTGGACAGCATAACAAGTAAATCGACTTATTCAAACTAGATATTTAGCGAAAGAAGGACGTAGATATAATGGCAAAGCTTGCCCCACCAGTAAAGAAAAATCAAACAATTGAATTACATTTTGAAGATATTACCCATGAAGGCGATGGTGTAGGAAAAATAAATGGCTATCCATTGTTTGTCCCGTACGGTCTGCCGGGTGAAACAGCAGAAGTGAAAGTTATTAAGGTGAAAAAGAACTTTGGATTCGGTCGTTTAGTAAATGTGACGAATGAGAGTGAAGATCGTGTCGATCCTCCATGTAACGTGTATTACAAGTGCGGTGGCTGCCAATTACAGCATATGAGCTACCAGATGCAGCTAGACATGAAGCGAAAGCAAGTGGAAAGCGCGCTGAGGAAGATTGGGCATATTGTGGGAATACCAATCCATGACACGGTAGGAATGGAAGATCCGTGGCGTTATCGTAATAAAGTCCAGATTCCGGTAGGCAGCAAGAATGGCGAGTTAATTACTGGATTTTACCGTAAAAGAAGCCATGACATTATTGATGACATGGATCGCTGTATCATTACCGATGAAGTTAATGACAGGATGGTAGAAGCGGTCCGTTCGATTGCAGATCGTCTCGGTATCCCGGCATATGACGAAGAGAAAAATAGAGGTGTGCTTCGCCATATCATGGTTCGTTCCGGCCAGGAGACCAAGCAAACAATGGTGGTTTTAGTAACACGTACAGAAAAAGTGAAGGGACTTGATACGCTAATTGATGAATTAACGAAAAACTACCCACATATTAAATCCATTGTACAGAACATCAACCCGGACCGCACGAATGTTATTCTCGGAAAGAAAACGAAAGTACTCTGGGGAGACGAGTATATTTATGATGAGATTGGCGACATTCGTTTTGCTATTTCGGCCAAATCGTTTTATCAAGTCAACCCGACACAAACAAAGAAGCTCTATGACAAAGCGTTGGCATATGCTGATTTAAAAGGGCATGAGACAGTGATTGACGCGTATTGTGGTATCGGTACGATTTCCTTGTTCTTGGCCAAACAGGCGAAGAAAGTCTATGGTGTCGAAGTCGTTCCAGAAGCAATCAGTGATGCCAAAGACAATGCCAAGTTAAATCATATCGATAATGCAGAATTCTTTGTAGGCCAAGCAGAAAAAGTAATGCCATGGTGGCAGGCACAAGGCCTGAAGCCAGACGTTATTGTAGTAGATCCCCCGCGGAAAGGCTGTGATCAGGCATTGTTAGAAGCGATGCTTGCAATGAAGCCGAAACGGATCGTATATGTATCCTGTAATCCTTCCACATTAGCACGTGATTTACGTGTGCTCGAGGATGG is a genomic window of Gracilibacillus salinarum containing:
- a CDS encoding diacylglycerol kinase is translated as MKRARIIYNPTSGREAFKKELPEVLRRFEEAGYETSAHSTTCEGDAISAARKAVERQFDLIVAAGGDGTINEVIQGMAEQENRPKLAIIPVGTTNDFARALSIPREILKAVDVILENRTRKLDIGKVNDHYFMNIAGAGKLTELTYDVPSKLKTMLGQLAYYLKGIELLLPALKPTKVQIEYDGKWFDDEIMLFLVSNSNSVGGFEKLAPDAKMDDGYFDLVILRKTNLAEFVRIASLATRGAHLDDKHVFYTKANRIKVHTEEKMQLNIDGEYGGLLPGEFENLYQHIEFLVSKDFIEKQDKIES
- the rlmD gene encoding 23S rRNA (uracil(1939)-C(5))-methyltransferase RlmD; this translates as MAKLAPPVKKNQTIELHFEDITHEGDGVGKINGYPLFVPYGLPGETAEVKVIKVKKNFGFGRLVNVTNESEDRVDPPCNVYYKCGGCQLQHMSYQMQLDMKRKQVESALRKIGHIVGIPIHDTVGMEDPWRYRNKVQIPVGSKNGELITGFYRKRSHDIIDDMDRCIITDEVNDRMVEAVRSIADRLGIPAYDEEKNRGVLRHIMVRSGQETKQTMVVLVTRTEKVKGLDTLIDELTKNYPHIKSIVQNINPDRTNVILGKKTKVLWGDEYIYDEIGDIRFAISAKSFYQVNPTQTKKLYDKALAYADLKGHETVIDAYCGIGTISLFLAKQAKKVYGVEVVPEAISDAKDNAKLNHIDNAEFFVGQAEKVMPWWQAQGLKPDVIVVDPPRKGCDQALLEAMLAMKPKRIVYVSCNPSTLARDLRVLEDGGYETKEVQPVDMFPQTTHVECVAQIDLK